The DNA sequence GCAAGATCGTTATCATGACAGGTCTCAACTTGCCAATGCTGATTCAAGCCTACACAGAGCGCTTGATGGCTGCTGATGGAGGTGTTGATGCTGTTGTCGCAAACATCTACAAGGAAACCAAGGAAGGTGTCAAAATCCTTCCGCAAGATCTCACGCCAGAAGAGGAAAGGGCTGAGGCAGCACCTGCTGAAAATTCAGTCCCTCAAGGAAGCATTCCAGAAGGAACTGTCTTAGGAGATGGAAAGATTGATTACGTTTTAGCGCGTGTGGACACCCGTCTGCTTCACGGGCAGGTAGCCACAGGCTGGACGCACTCCACCAATCCAAATCGTATTATCGTTGTATCTGATACTGTTTGTCACGATAAACTGCGTACTAATATGATTAAACAGGCTGCTCCAAGCGGGGTGATGGTTAATGTTATTCCTATCAAAAATATGGTTAAAGCTAACAACGACCCTCGCTTCGGTGATACACGTGCCATGCTTCTTTTTGAATCAGTAGAAGATGCTCTAGCAGCTATCAAGGCTGGAGTCGAAGTCAAGGAAATCAACCTTGGTTCTTCTGCCTATAAAGAAGGGAAAGTCAACGTCACCAAGGCCTTATCATTTGACCAAACCGATGTTGATGCTATTAAGGAATTGCAAGCTATGGGCGTGGCATTTGATGTTCGCGGTGTACCAGCTGACAGCCCTGCAAATATTGACGCTCTTATTCAATCGGCTGAAAAGAAATTAGCCGAAAAATCATAATCTTGGAGGATACATAAATGAGTACCATACAAATCATTTTAGTCGTTATTGTCGCCTTTATTATCGGGTGTAGTTCTGTTAACGACCAAATTGAAACCTACCAACCCGTTGTTGCTTGTTCACTTATTGGATTGGTAACCGGTAACTTAGAACTCGGTGTCATGCTAGGAGGAAGTCTCCAGTTGATCACCATGGGCTGGGCCAATGTCGGTGCAGCTATGGCACCAGATGCCTCTCTGGCTGCCGTCGCTTCTGCCATCATTCTGATGCTTGGTGGACAAGGGTCCAAAGGAATCGGAACTGCTATCGGTCTGGCCGTTCCTCTGGCTGTTGCCGGACTAGCTTTGACTATGTTTGTTCGGACTGCTACGGTCTTCATCGCTCACATCATGGATAGCCGTGCTGAATCGGCTGATATCGCTAGTATCCAACGATGGCACTTTATCGGTATGGCCCTGCAAGGTCTGCGTGTTGCTGTTCCAGCCCTTCTGCTGATGTTGATTCCAGTAGGTGTCGTTCGTAGTGGACTAGAAGCTATGCCCGATTGGCTCACAACAGGGATGACCCTAGGTGGAGGAATGGTCGTAGCCGTTGGTTATGCCATGGTTATCAATATGATGTCTAGTCGTGAAGTTTGGCCATTCTTCTTCATTGGTTTTGCTTTGGCTGCCATCAAACAACTCACCCTGATCAGTTTAGGTATCATCGGTGCCTGCCTTGCTCTCCTCTTCCTCGCCCTCGAAGCTAGCGGATCTAATGGATCTTCAAACAGCGGCGGTGGTTCAGGTGACCCACTCGGTGAAATTTTAGAAGACTTTTAATGAGGAGGACCTATAATGGCTGATAAAAAAATCACTCTAACAAAATCAGATCGGATTAAAACATTTATCCGCTCATACTTTCTTTTGAGTTCTTTCAACTATGAACGGATGCAAAACGGTGGGGTTGCTTACACTTTCATCCCTGCCATCAAGAAACTATACAGTTCTAAAGAAGACCGAGCTGCTGCTCTTAAACGTCACTTGGAATTCTTTAATACCCATCCATTCATGGCTAATCCAATCTTCGGTGTTACCTTAGCTCTGGAAGAAGAACGGGCTAATGGGGCTAATGTAGATGACGCTGCTATTTCTGGGGTTAAAGTCGGTATGATGGGACCTCTTGCCGGTGCTGGTGACCCACTTTTCTGGTTTACTCTTCGCCCAATCCTTCTCTCTTTGGGAGCAAGTTTGGCCGTTTCCGGTAACGTTCTCGGACCCATTCTCTTCTTTGTTCTCTGGAATGTCATGGCAGCAGTCGTGAAATGGTACACTCAAGAGTTTGGTTACAAAGCCGGAACTGCTATTACTGATGACTTGTCAGGGAATCTCCTCCAACAAGTAACACGTGGTGCTTCTATGATGGGGATGTTTGTCATCGGTGCCCTTATCGAACGTTGGGTAACCATTACCTTCACACCTGTTGTCTCAACTGTTAAACAACAACCTGGAGCTTATATCGACTGGAGTAAAATCCCATCTGGTGCTAAAGGAATTAAAGAGGCCCTTATCCAGTATAATCTAGGTAATGGTAAATCCTTGGATATCAACAAGGTAACCACCCTGCAAGACAACTTAGACCAATTGGTTCCGGGTCTTGCTGCTCTTGGATTAACTTTCTTGTGTATGTATTTACTTAAGAAAAAAGTTTCTCCAATTCTGATTATCTTGGGAATCTTTGTTGTCGCTATCGTTGCCCATGTTATCGGTTTAATCTAATTGGAGACATCCCATGGTTAAATCGCTGAATACAAAAATGGATCACACCTCAAAGGGCACTTGGTTCCGGGAAGGGCCTATTTACGGCAATATCATGGTCGGCGATCAGGCTTTTGAGTTTTATAACGAGACTAAATTACAGGATTATATTCAGATTCCTTGGACAGAAGTTACCTATGTGGTTGCTGATATCTACTTTGGTGGTAAATATATTCCACGCTTTGAGGTTCGTACCAAGCACAATGGGCGCTTGCGTTTTGCCAGCCGTCAAAGCCGAGAGACACTCAAGGCTATTCAGCAACGGATTCCTCGTGAAAGCCTAAGAAAGGCACCCAGTGTCGGCGCAATTTTGAAACAACGATTTAAAGATCTTGCTCAATTGATCATAAAGAAAAGGTAAGATTGTAAGGGATTGGAAATCTCAATTGATTTTCAATCTTTTTTATTATCACAACACATATCAGTGATAACCTTTTCTTCCATACAGACGAGAAAGTGGGGAAAATCAATTTCTTCGAAGTACTGGTTTGTACTGGTTTCTGTTCGACTCTCAATCCATCACGAATGTGAGTCGAGCCAGACTGTTAGGAAAACTTTCTTGTAAGAATTTTCAAAACCTATCATAAAGTTAGCAAAAATCAGTCATTTATATGAAAATGGCTGATTTTATATTCCCTGAGATTTTCTTTCATTTGAAAGCTTTTGGCGTTTTTTGAAAATATGTGATTTTTTTCATCAATTAACCTTGACTTTTCTCTGAAAGCGTTTTACAATAGACTTGTTCTTGACTGTCCCTAAGCTCTGAGAGAAAAGTCAAGGGAGAGATTAGTGAGGAGTGCGGGGACAACTAAATAAAAAGGAGGAAAATCAAGAATGGGTATCGGTATTATTATTGCCAGCCACGGTAAATTCGCTGAAGGTATCCACCAATCTGGCTCCATGATTTTTGGTGAGCAAGAAAAGGTTCAAGTTGTGACCTTCATGCCAAACGAAGGGCCTGACGACCTTTATGGACACTTCAACGATGCTATCGCACAATTTGAGGCTGACGATGAAATTCTAGTCCTAGCTGACCTCTGGTCTGGTTCACCATTTAACCAAGCCAGTCGTGTCATGGGTGAAATGACCGATCGTAAGATCGCTATCATCACAGGACTAAACTTGCCAATGCTGATTCAGGCCTACACAGAGCGCATGATGGCGGCTGATGCAGGTGTTGATCAAGTAGCGGCAAATATCATTAAGGAAGCAAGAGATGGTATCAAACCGCTTCCTGAAGAGCTTAACCCTGTTGAGGCTCCGGCAGCTGGTGCTGCAGCTCCAGCTGGGCAGCAGCCTTCTGGTGCTATCCCAGAAGGAACCGTCATTGGAGATGGTAAGCTCAAAATTAATTTAGCGCGTGTGGACACACGTCTCCTACACGGTCAAGTGGCAACTGGTTGGACACCATCTTCTAAAGCCAATCGGATTATTGTTGCATCCGACACAGTTGCTAAAGATGAGTTGCGTAAAAGCTTGATCAAGCAAGCAGCACCAAACGGCGTGAAAGCCAATGTTGTTCCAATCAAGAAGTTGATCGAAGCAGCTAAAGACCCTCGGTTCGGTAATACGCATGCACTCATTTTGTTTGAAACACCACAAGAGGCTCTCGAAGCTATCGAAGGCGGGGTGCCAATCAAAGAACTCAATGTTGGCTCTATGGCTCACTCAACTGGTAAGACTGTTGTCAACAACGTTTTGTCGATGGATAAAGACGATGTAGCAACTTTCGAAAAACTACGTGACCTCGGTGTTAAATTTGATGTGCGCAAAGTGCCAAATGATTCTAAAAAAGACTTGTTTGACCTTATCGAAAAAGCTCACATCCAATAATTAGCTTTATCATACATAGAAAACGAAAGGAACTAGAATAATGTCAGTTATTTCTATTATTTTGGTCCTCATCATCGCCTTTTTTGCAGGGCTTGATGGTATCTTGGACCAATTTCAATTCCACCAACCCTTGGTATCATGTACTTTAATCGGCCTAGCAACTGGTCACTTGGAAGCCGGTTTAATCCTTGGTGGTGGGCTGCAGATGATTGCCCTCGGTTGGGCTAATATCGGGGCAGCAGTAGCACCAGATATTGCTCTTGCTGCTACTGCTGCTGCTGTCATCATGGTTAAGGGGGGCGATTTCACTAAATCTGGTGTCGGTGTTGCTCAAGCGGTAGCTATTCCACTTGCTGTTGCCGGCCTTGCTCTTACCATGGTTGTCCGTACAATCTCAGTTGGTATCGTTCATGGTGCTGATGCTGCTGCTAAAAGAGGCAACATTGGAGCAGTTGAACGTTCTCACTTTGTAGCCCTTTTGCTTCAAGGTCTCCGTATCGCTGTCCCTGTCGGACTTCTGCTTGCTTTGCCAACTTCAACTGTACAAGGAATGTTGAATGCTATCCCAGCTTGGCTGAAAGATGGTATGACTCTCGGTGGTGGTATGGTTGTTGCCGTTGGTTATGCAATGGTTATCAATATGATGGCAACCCGCGAAACCTGGCCATTCTTTGCTCTCGGTTTTGTCTTTGCTGCTGTTTCTGACTTCACCTTGATCGCCCTTGGTACAATCGGTGTTGCTATGGCACTTATTTACCTCAATCTGTCTGATATGGCTAATAAAGGCGGCGGCTCAACCAGTGGTTCTGCTGGTTCTGGCGACCCAATTGGCGACATCTTGGAAGACTACTAGAAAGGGGCATCATCATGACTGAAAAAATTCAATTATCACAATCTGATCGTCGTAAAGTTTGGTGGCGTTCGACTTTCTTGCAAGGTTCTTGGAACTATGAACGGATGCAAAACTTGGGCTGGGCTTACTCACTGATCCCAGCCATC is a window from the Streptococcus criceti HS-6 genome containing:
- a CDS encoding PTS sugar transporter subunit IIB, with product MGIGIIIASHGKFAEGIHQSGSMIFGEQEKVEVVTFMPNEGPDDLYEHFQDAVAKFEANDDILVLADLWSGSPFNQASRLMEENPERKIVIMTGLNLPMLIQAYTERLMAADGGVDAVVANIYKETKEGVKILPQDLTPEEERAEAAPAENSVPQGSIPEGTVLGDGKIDYVLARVDTRLLHGQVATGWTHSTNPNRIIVVSDTVCHDKLRTNMIKQAAPSGVMVNVIPIKNMVKANNDPRFGDTRAMLLFESVEDALAAIKAGVEVKEINLGSSAYKEGKVNVTKALSFDQTDVDAIKELQAMGVAFDVRGVPADSPANIDALIQSAEKKLAEKS
- a CDS encoding PTS mannose/fructose/sorbose transporter subunit IIC, with product MSTIQIILVVIVAFIIGCSSVNDQIETYQPVVACSLIGLVTGNLELGVMLGGSLQLITMGWANVGAAMAPDASLAAVASAIILMLGGQGSKGIGTAIGLAVPLAVAGLALTMFVRTATVFIAHIMDSRAESADIASIQRWHFIGMALQGLRVAVPALLLMLIPVGVVRSGLEAMPDWLTTGMTLGGGMVVAVGYAMVINMMSSREVWPFFFIGFALAAIKQLTLISLGIIGACLALLFLALEASGSNGSSNSGGGSGDPLGEILEDF
- a CDS encoding PTS system mannose/fructose/sorbose family transporter subunit IID yields the protein MADKKITLTKSDRIKTFIRSYFLLSSFNYERMQNGGVAYTFIPAIKKLYSSKEDRAAALKRHLEFFNTHPFMANPIFGVTLALEEERANGANVDDAAISGVKVGMMGPLAGAGDPLFWFTLRPILLSLGASLAVSGNVLGPILFFVLWNVMAAVVKWYTQEFGYKAGTAITDDLSGNLLQQVTRGASMMGMFVIGALIERWVTITFTPVVSTVKQQPGAYIDWSKIPSGAKGIKEALIQYNLGNGKSLDINKVTTLQDNLDQLVPGLAALGLTFLCMYLLKKKVSPILIILGIFVVAIVAHVIGLI
- a CDS encoding DUF956 family protein: MVKSLNTKMDHTSKGTWFREGPIYGNIMVGDQAFEFYNETKLQDYIQIPWTEVTYVVADIYFGGKYIPRFEVRTKHNGRLRFASRQSRETLKAIQQRIPRESLRKAPSVGAILKQRFKDLAQLIIKKR
- a CDS encoding PTS sugar transporter subunit IIB — protein: MGIGIIIASHGKFAEGIHQSGSMIFGEQEKVQVVTFMPNEGPDDLYGHFNDAIAQFEADDEILVLADLWSGSPFNQASRVMGEMTDRKIAIITGLNLPMLIQAYTERMMAADAGVDQVAANIIKEARDGIKPLPEELNPVEAPAAGAAAPAGQQPSGAIPEGTVIGDGKLKINLARVDTRLLHGQVATGWTPSSKANRIIVASDTVAKDELRKSLIKQAAPNGVKANVVPIKKLIEAAKDPRFGNTHALILFETPQEALEAIEGGVPIKELNVGSMAHSTGKTVVNNVLSMDKDDVATFEKLRDLGVKFDVRKVPNDSKKDLFDLIEKAHIQ
- a CDS encoding PTS mannose/fructose/sorbose transporter subunit IIC; amino-acid sequence: MSVISIILVLIIAFFAGLDGILDQFQFHQPLVSCTLIGLATGHLEAGLILGGGLQMIALGWANIGAAVAPDIALAATAAAVIMVKGGDFTKSGVGVAQAVAIPLAVAGLALTMVVRTISVGIVHGADAAAKRGNIGAVERSHFVALLLQGLRIAVPVGLLLALPTSTVQGMLNAIPAWLKDGMTLGGGMVVAVGYAMVINMMATRETWPFFALGFVFAAVSDFTLIALGTIGVAMALIYLNLSDMANKGGGSTSGSAGSGDPIGDILEDY